From Pan troglodytes isolate AG18354 chromosome 11, NHGRI_mPanTro3-v2.0_pri, whole genome shotgun sequence, the proteins below share one genomic window:
- the LOC129136042 gene encoding putative UPF0607 protein ENSP00000381418 yields MGNSLSIFCSWFHRRSWPRHRQPARLVREAFPAGRAHPAAPAPVPALGTLGCYRFLFNPQRHLGPSFPVRWDGAPVRLCLIPRNTGTPQRVLPPVVWSPPSRKKPVLSARNSRMFGHLSPVRIPRLRGKFNLQLPSLDEQVIPARLPKMEVRAEEPTEAMEVKDQVETQGQEDNKRGPCSNGEAASTSRPLETQGNLTSSWYNPRPLEGNVHLKSLTENNQTDKAQVHAVSFYSKGHGVASSHSPVGGILPFGKPDPLPTVLPAPVPGCSLWPEKAALKVLGKDHLPSSPGLLMVGEDMQPKDPAALGSSRSSPPRAAGHGSRKRKLSGPPLQLQPTPPLQLRWDRDEGPPPAKLPCLSPEALLVGQASQREGRLQQGNMRKNMRVLSRTSKFRRLRELLRRRKKRQQGRRGGPRL; encoded by the coding sequence ATGGGCAACTCACTAAGCATATTTTGTTCCTGGTTCCACCGCAGGTCCTGGCCACGCCATCGGCAACCTGCTCGTCTTGTccgtgaggccttcccagctggCCGGGCTCACCCCGCGGCTCCTGCACCTGTGCCTGCCCTGGGAACCTTGGGCTGTTACCGATTCCTCTTCAACCCTCAGCGACATCTTGGGCCTTCTTTTCCAGTCAGGTGGGATGGCGCCCCTGTGAGGCTGTGTCTTATCCCTCGGAACACGGGCACCCCACAGAGGGTCCTGCCTCCTGTGGTCTGGAGCCCCCCCTCAAGGAAGAAACCCGTGCTGTCTGCTCGCAACTCCAGGATGTTTGGACACCTCAGCCCCGTGAGGATCCCTCGTCTCAGAGGCAAGTTTAACCTTCAACTTCCTTCATTAGATGAGCAGGTGATCCCAGCCAGGCTCCCGAAGATGGAGGTGAGGGCAGAAGAGCCCACAGAAGCAATGGAGGTGAAAGACCAGGTAGAGACCCAGGGGCAGGAGGACAATAAAAGGGGCCCCTGTAGCAATGGGGAAGCAGCTTCCACCTCTAGGCCCCTGGAGACTCAGGGAAACCTCACTTCCTCCTGGTACAATCCCAGGCCCTTGGAGGGAAATGTCCACCTCAAGAGCTTGACAGAAAACAACCAGACTGACAAGGCCCAGGTGCATGCAGTGAGTTTCTACTCCAAGGGCCATGGAGTCGCCAGTTCACACAGCCCTGTTGGAGGCATCCTTCCCTTTGGGAAGCCTGACCCACTTCCAACAGTGCTCCCTGCCCCAGTTCCGGGCTGCTCCCTGTGGCCAGAGAAGGCGGCCTTGAAGGTGCTGGGTAAAGACCACCTGCCCAGCTCTCCAGGCTTGCTGATGGTGGGGGAGGACATGCAGCCCAAGGATCCTGCAGCTCTTGGATCAAGTAGGTCTTCTCCACCCAGAGCTGCCGGCCACGGGTCCCGCAAAAGAAAACTGTCGGGGCCACCGCTGCAGCTGCAACCGACCCCTCCCCTGCAACTGAGGTGGGATAGAGACGAGGGGCCCCCACCGGCTAAGCTTCCATGTCTATCTCCTGAGGCACTGTTGGTGGGTCaggcttcccaaagagaaggaCGCCTCCAGCAGGGCAACATGCGTAAGAACATGAGGGTGTTAAGTAGAACATCGAAATTCAGGAGACTACGAGAGCTGcttaggaggagaaagaagagacagcagggcaggcgtggtggcccacgcctgtaa